In Pseudomonas fluorescens, one genomic interval encodes:
- a CDS encoding DUF2845 domain-containing protein, which translates to MKRKWLAALTLLLAGSPALASDTLRCGSQLVSLGDRASEVLQKCGEPVSRDVLGYKRSANRREEFQVEEWTYGPSNGMYQYLRFEGNRLRQINSKRGN; encoded by the coding sequence ATGAAGCGCAAATGGCTGGCAGCGTTGACGCTGCTGCTCGCTGGCAGCCCTGCACTGGCCTCCGACACGCTGCGCTGTGGCAGTCAGTTGGTCAGCCTCGGTGACCGCGCCAGCGAAGTACTGCAGAAGTGTGGCGAACCGGTGAGCCGCGATGTCCTCGGCTACAAGCGCAGCGCCAACCGCCGCGAAGAATTTCAGGTCGAGGAATGGACCTACGGTCCGAGCAACGGCATGTACCAGTACCTGCGCTTTGAAGGCAATCGTCTGCGGCAGATCAACAGCAAGCGCGGTAATTAA
- a CDS encoding BON domain-containing protein — protein MKKFAITAAAATALTLTMASGAFAQSTQATQAPMTLAAGEMTKAKEATSDTWITTKVKSDLVTEKGIPGTDIKVETNKGVVSLSSTVAVTEAQKTTAVAIAKKIKGVKAVSADGLKAE, from the coding sequence ATGAAGAAGTTCGCTATCACTGCCGCTGCTGCTACCGCGCTGACCCTGACCATGGCTTCCGGTGCTTTCGCACAATCCACCCAGGCTACTCAGGCTCCAATGACTCTGGCTGCTGGTGAAATGACCAAGGCTAAAGAAGCTACTTCCGATACCTGGATCACTACCAAAGTCAAAAGCGACCTGGTAACCGAAAAAGGCATCCCAGGTACCGATATCAAAGTTGAAACCAACAAAGGCGTTGTATCCCTGTCCTCCACTGTTGCAGTGACCGAGGCTCAGAAAACCACCGCCGTGGCTATCGCCAAGAAAATCAAAGGCGTCAAAGCGGTCTCCGCTGACGGCCTGAAAGCCGAGTAA
- a CDS encoding pilin — protein MNNQKGFTLIELLIVVAIIGILATIALPQYTKYQARSKVTAGLAEISALKVPFEDTINQGTDPTLTLVAGSASFTTTNCGTVTASGTASTGAGTIVCTLANAPAPVLGKTITLTRSSGTGSAAGVWSCASTVNADYAPKGCPGSGA, from the coding sequence ATGAACAACCAAAAAGGTTTCACTCTGATCGAGCTGCTGATCGTGGTAGCGATCATCGGGATTCTGGCGACGATTGCCCTGCCGCAATACACCAAGTATCAGGCACGCTCGAAAGTCACTGCCGGGCTGGCGGAAATCAGCGCGCTAAAAGTGCCTTTCGAGGACACCATTAATCAAGGTACGGACCCGACGCTGACGCTGGTGGCAGGTAGCGCGTCGTTTACTACCACCAATTGCGGCACCGTGACCGCGTCCGGCACGGCGTCGACTGGCGCGGGGACCATCGTCTGCACCTTGGCCAACGCCCCGGCTCCAGTGCTGGGCAAAACCATCACGCTGACTCGTTCTTCGGGGACCGGCTCGGCGGCGGGTGTCTGGAGCTGCGCTTCGACGGTGAACGCCGACTACGCGCCTAAGGGTTGCCCAGGCAGCGGTGCCTGA
- the pilB gene encoding type IV-A pilus assembly ATPase PilB — translation MNDIALSGLAKQLVQAELLTEKSAQQAWQQAQRNRLSLVSYLVQNKLVKSSQVAEIASEHFGMAFMDLNCLDKETQPKGLVSEKLVRQHHALPLWRRGNKLFVGISDPSNHQAINDIQFSTGLSTEAILVEDDKLTEAIEKFFDTHASGLEEMADVDLDGVDVESVDDSRQDAIGGLDADDAPVVRFVHKMLLDAIKSGSSDLHFEPYEKTFRVRVRTDGILREVAKPPIQLAGRIAARLKVMASLDISERRKPQDGRIKMRLSKTKSIDFRVNTLPTLWGEKVVIRILDPSSAQIGIDALGYEPAQKELYMAALKQPQGMILVTGPTGSGKTVSLYTGLNILNTVDINISTAEDPVEINMEGINQVNVNPKQGLDFAQALRSFLRQDPDVIMVGEIRDLETAEIAIKAAQTGHLVLSTLHTNSAAETLTRLHNMGIPGFNIATSVSLIIAQRLARKLCSHCKKPIEIPRETLIKEGFPPEQIGSFTIYEPVGCDLCNGGYKGRVGIYEVVKNTPDLQRLIMAEGNSLEIDSQMRRDGFDDLRTSGLHKAMQGITSLEEINRVTKD, via the coding sequence ATGAATGACATCGCTCTGAGCGGTCTGGCCAAGCAATTGGTGCAGGCCGAACTGCTTACGGAAAAAAGCGCCCAGCAGGCCTGGCAACAGGCGCAGCGCAATCGGCTGTCGCTGGTCAGCTACCTGGTGCAGAACAAACTGGTGAAGAGCTCACAGGTGGCCGAGATCGCTTCCGAGCATTTCGGTATGGCCTTCATGGACCTCAATTGCCTGGACAAGGAAACCCAGCCCAAAGGCCTGGTCAGTGAAAAACTGGTGCGCCAGCATCACGCCCTGCCCTTGTGGCGCCGTGGCAACAAGCTGTTCGTGGGCATTTCCGACCCGAGCAATCATCAGGCGATCAATGACATTCAGTTCAGCACCGGGCTGAGTACCGAAGCCATTCTGGTGGAGGACGACAAGCTCACCGAGGCCATCGAGAAATTCTTCGACACCCACGCCAGCGGCCTCGAAGAAATGGCCGACGTCGATCTCGACGGCGTGGATGTCGAGTCCGTCGACGACAGCCGCCAGGACGCCATCGGCGGACTCGACGCCGATGACGCGCCGGTCGTGCGTTTCGTGCACAAGATGCTGCTCGACGCGATCAAGAGTGGCTCCTCTGACCTGCACTTCGAACCTTACGAAAAGACCTTCCGGGTGCGGGTGCGCACCGATGGCATCCTGCGCGAGGTGGCCAAACCGCCGATCCAGTTGGCCGGGCGAATCGCCGCACGCCTGAAAGTCATGGCCAGCCTGGATATCTCGGAACGGCGCAAACCCCAGGACGGGCGGATCAAGATGCGCCTGTCGAAGACCAAGTCCATCGACTTCCGGGTCAACACTTTGCCGACCCTATGGGGCGAAAAAGTGGTGATCCGGATTCTCGACCCGTCCAGCGCGCAGATCGGCATCGATGCATTGGGTTACGAACCGGCGCAGAAAGAACTGTACATGGCAGCGCTCAAGCAGCCCCAAGGGATGATTCTGGTAACCGGACCTACCGGGTCGGGGAAAACCGTATCGCTGTACACCGGCCTCAATATTCTCAACACCGTCGACATCAACATTTCCACCGCCGAAGACCCGGTGGAAATCAACATGGAAGGCATCAACCAGGTCAACGTCAATCCGAAACAGGGGCTGGATTTTGCTCAGGCCCTGCGTTCGTTTCTGCGGCAGGATCCGGACGTGATCATGGTCGGGGAAATCCGCGACCTGGAAACCGCCGAAATCGCGATCAAGGCCGCGCAGACCGGCCACCTGGTGCTGTCCACGCTGCACACCAACAGCGCTGCCGAAACCCTGACCCGTCTGCACAACATGGGCATTCCCGGGTTCAACATCGCCACCTCGGTCAGCCTGATCATCGCACAGCGCCTGGCGCGCAAGCTGTGCAGCCACTGCAAGAAACCGATCGAGATCCCCCGCGAAACACTGATCAAGGAAGGTTTCCCGCCGGAACAGATCGGCAGTTTCACGATCTATGAGCCGGTCGGTTGCGACCTCTGCAACGGCGGCTACAAGGGACGCGTGGGGATTTACGAAGTGGTGAAAAACACCCCTGACCTGCAACGGCTGATCATGGCCGAAGGCAATTCGCTGGAAATCGACAGCCAGATGCGTCGCGACGGCTTCGACGACCTGCGCACCTCGGGCCTGCACAAGGCCATGCAAGGCATCACCAGCCTGGAAGAAATCAACCGGGTCACCAAGGACTGA
- a CDS encoding type II secretion system F family protein, whose protein sequence is MAVKAAKISIYAWEGTDRKGSKVTGELSGQNPALIKAQLRKQGINPGKVRKKSTSLLSLGKRIKAQDIALFTRQMATMMKAGVPLLQSFDIIGEGFDNPAMRKLVDEVKQEVAAGNSFAAALRKKPQYFDELYCNLVDAGEQSGALDTLLERVATYKEKSEALKAKIKKALTYPSAVVLVAMVVTGILLVKVVPQFQSVFSGFGAELPAFTLMVISISEFLQQWWWAVLGALIAAVFGIRHALKKSQALRDRKDTWLLKLPLVGTLMYKSAVARFARTLSTTFAAGVPLVEALDSVAGATGNVVFKRAVLRIRQDVATGMQLNFSMRSTGVFPNMAVQMTAIGEESGALDDMLDKVAGFYEEEVDNMVDNLTSLMEPFVMVVLGVIVGGLVVAMYLPIFQLGSAI, encoded by the coding sequence ATGGCGGTCAAGGCAGCGAAAATCAGCATCTACGCCTGGGAAGGCACGGATCGCAAAGGCAGCAAAGTCACGGGCGAGTTGAGCGGGCAGAACCCCGCGCTGATCAAGGCCCAACTGCGCAAGCAAGGAATCAATCCGGGCAAGGTACGGAAGAAATCCACCTCCCTGCTCAGCCTCGGCAAACGCATCAAGGCCCAGGACATCGCCCTGTTCACCCGGCAGATGGCAACCATGATGAAAGCCGGCGTACCGCTGCTGCAGTCGTTCGACATCATTGGCGAAGGCTTCGACAACCCGGCGATGCGCAAACTGGTAGACGAGGTGAAGCAGGAAGTGGCCGCCGGCAACAGCTTCGCCGCCGCACTGCGCAAGAAACCGCAGTATTTCGATGAGCTGTATTGCAACCTGGTGGATGCCGGCGAGCAATCCGGCGCCCTCGATACGTTGCTTGAGCGGGTCGCGACCTATAAGGAAAAAAGCGAAGCGCTCAAGGCCAAGATCAAGAAAGCCCTGACCTACCCAAGCGCCGTGGTGCTGGTGGCAATGGTCGTTACCGGGATTCTGCTGGTAAAAGTGGTGCCGCAGTTTCAGTCGGTATTTTCCGGCTTCGGCGCCGAATTGCCGGCCTTCACCCTGATGGTAATCAGTATCTCGGAGTTCCTGCAGCAATGGTGGTGGGCGGTACTTGGTGCGCTGATCGCGGCGGTGTTCGGCATCCGCCATGCGCTGAAGAAGTCCCAGGCCTTGCGCGACCGCAAGGACACCTGGCTGCTGAAGCTGCCGCTGGTGGGCACGCTGATGTACAAATCGGCAGTGGCGCGATTCGCCCGCACCCTGTCGACTACCTTTGCCGCTGGCGTACCGCTGGTGGAGGCACTGGATTCGGTGGCGGGTGCCACCGGTAACGTGGTGTTCAAACGCGCGGTGCTGCGCATCCGTCAGGACGTCGCCACCGGCATGCAGCTGAATTTCTCGATGCGCAGCACCGGCGTCTTCCCCAACATGGCGGTGCAGATGACCGCCATCGGTGAGGAATCGGGCGCGCTGGATGACATGCTCGACAAGGTCGCCGGTTTTTATGAAGAGGAAGTGGATAACATGGTCGACAACCTCACCAGCCTGATGGAGCCGTTCGTCATGGTGGTGCTCGGGGTCATCGTCGGCGGGCTGGTCGTGGCCATGTACCTGCCGATCTTCCAGCTTGGCTCAGCGATCTGA
- a CDS encoding prepilin peptidase — MPIDELFSLYPLAFVCTALLLGLVVGSFLNVLVWRLPKMLERDWRQQAQDVLGLPSETPLPTYNLMLPHSQCPHCGHRIRAWENIPLLSYLVLRGRCSACAAPISKRYPLTELACGLLSAFVAWHLGFGWPAGLLIVLTWGLLAMSLIDTEHQLLPDVLVLPLLWLGLIVNSFGLFVSLHAALWGAVAGYMALWSVFWLFKLLTGKDGIGHGDFKLLALLGAWGGWQILPLTILLSSLVGAIVGVVLLRLREQKTSTPMPFGPYLAIAGWIALLWGGQITDFYWQFVGLK; from the coding sequence ATGCCTATCGACGAACTCTTCAGTCTGTATCCGCTGGCCTTTGTGTGCACCGCCCTGCTGTTGGGTCTGGTGGTCGGCAGTTTCCTCAACGTACTGGTCTGGCGCCTGCCGAAAATGCTCGAGCGCGATTGGCGCCAGCAGGCGCAGGATGTCCTCGGTCTGCCAAGCGAAACACCACTGCCGACCTACAACCTGATGCTGCCGCACTCCCAGTGCCCACACTGCGGCCACCGGATTCGGGCTTGGGAAAACATTCCGCTGCTCAGTTACTTGGTGCTGCGCGGACGCTGTTCGGCGTGTGCCGCGCCCATCAGCAAACGTTATCCCCTGACCGAACTGGCCTGCGGCCTGCTTTCGGCATTCGTCGCCTGGCATCTGGGTTTCGGCTGGCCGGCGGGCCTGTTGATCGTCCTTACCTGGGGGCTGCTGGCGATGAGCCTGATCGACACCGAACATCAACTGCTGCCCGATGTGCTGGTGTTGCCGTTGTTGTGGCTGGGGCTGATCGTCAACAGTTTCGGGCTGTTCGTCTCGCTGCACGCGGCGTTGTGGGGTGCGGTAGCCGGTTACATGGCGCTGTGGTCAGTGTTCTGGCTGTTCAAGCTGCTGACCGGCAAGGACGGCATCGGCCACGGCGATTTCAAGCTGCTGGCGCTGCTCGGGGCCTGGGGCGGCTGGCAGATTCTGCCGCTGACGATCCTGCTGTCATCGCTGGTGGGGGCGATTGTCGGGGTGGTTCTACTGCGTCTGCGTGAGCAGAAAACCTCGACGCCGATGCCCTTCGGCCCGTATCTGGCAATTGCCGGCTGGATTGCCTTGCTCTGGGGTGGTCAAATAACCGACTTCTATTGGCAGTTTGTCGGTTTGAAATGA